A region of Terriglobales bacterium DNA encodes the following proteins:
- a CDS encoding Ku protein produces MASTVWKGHLTFGLVSLPVRLYSAARSETVSFNQLHKEDHSRVKNVLYCALEDKPIARTDVVKGFEYEKDKYVVVPDEDIKKVAPKTAKTMEILEFVKSSEVDPLYYESSYYMAPEEAGEKPYALLFEALRRTGYVALAKVAMHNREHVVLLRPGEQGILMHTLYYVDEIRKVDEFRTNSSLVKEKELDLAINLIESLAGPFQPEKFKDDYRENLKALIRAKVEGHETVEVAAPERLAPVVDILEALKMSLAQAKKPARSASGDGAAAAESEPAERARKARR; encoded by the coding sequence ATGGCCAGCACGGTTTGGAAAGGGCATCTTACATTCGGCCTGGTTTCGCTTCCCGTTCGATTGTACAGCGCGGCACGCAGCGAAACGGTCAGCTTCAACCAGCTTCACAAGGAAGACCACTCGCGGGTGAAGAACGTACTCTATTGCGCGCTGGAGGATAAGCCCATCGCCCGCACCGACGTCGTGAAGGGCTTCGAGTACGAGAAGGACAAGTACGTCGTGGTGCCCGATGAGGACATCAAGAAGGTCGCGCCCAAGACCGCCAAGACCATGGAGATCCTGGAGTTCGTGAAGTCGTCGGAAGTCGATCCGTTGTACTACGAGAGCTCCTACTACATGGCCCCGGAAGAGGCCGGCGAGAAGCCGTATGCGCTCCTGTTCGAGGCGCTGCGTCGCACGGGCTATGTGGCGCTGGCCAAAGTGGCCATGCACAACCGCGAGCATGTGGTTCTGTTGCGGCCGGGCGAACAAGGCATCCTGATGCACACGCTGTATTACGTCGACGAGATCCGCAAGGTGGATGAGTTCCGCACCAACTCCTCCCTCGTCAAAGAGAAGGAGCTGGACCTCGCCATCAACCTCATCGAGTCGCTGGCCGGGCCGTTCCAGCCGGAGAAGTTCAAGGACGATTATCGCGAGAACCTGAAGGCGCTCATCCGGGCCAAGGTCGAGGGGCACGAGACGGTGGAAGTGGCTGCGCCGGAGCGGCTGGCTCCGGTCGTGGACATCCTGGAAGCTCTGAAGATGAGCCTGGCGCAGGCCAAGAAGCCGGCGCGCTCCGCTTCCGGTGATGGCGCAGCCGCGGCGGAAAGCGAACCTGCAGAACGGGCACGCAAGGCGCGCCGGTAG
- the msrA gene encoding peptide-methionine (S)-S-oxide reductase MsrA, translating into MTEKATFAAGCFWGIEAAFREVEGVVDTQVGYSGGHFPNPTYRDVCSDQTGHAEVVEVTFDPARVSYNQLLELFWKIHDPTQLNRQGPDYGSQYRSAIFFHSPEQEAAARASKEQLQKSGRFSRQIVTKIEPAATFYRAEEYHQRYLEKRGAKACHF; encoded by the coding sequence ATGACAGAGAAAGCGACATTTGCAGCAGGATGTTTCTGGGGTATTGAGGCCGCGTTCCGCGAGGTTGAGGGCGTGGTGGATACGCAAGTGGGATACTCCGGGGGGCATTTCCCCAATCCCACGTACCGCGATGTGTGCAGCGATCAGACCGGGCATGCAGAAGTGGTCGAGGTCACGTTCGACCCGGCCCGGGTTTCCTACAACCAGTTGCTCGAGCTTTTCTGGAAAATACACGACCCGACGCAGTTGAACCGACAGGGACCGGACTACGGGTCCCAGTATCGCTCCGCGATTTTCTTCCATTCACCGGAGCAGGAAGCCGCAGCGCGGGCCTCGAAGGAACAACTGCAGAAATCGGGACGCTTTTCGCGGCAGATCGTGACCAAGATCGAGCCGGCGGCCACGTTCTACCGCGCCGAGGAATATCACCAACGATACCTGGAGAAGCGCGGCGCGAAGGCCTGCCACTTCTAG
- a CDS encoding GGDEF domain-containing protein: MPAAVADFYLYGALVTGALLSWRFQARRAFLALLIMLAADRGVAVAQSVGSSAMFDLLAVLLPLNLAMLALADDPVFSLESVGVPAALLAAQAGAVSVVSRSELAGAMEVVREPILPPQLLAWTHVPQVPFLVFLAAALLFLLRYLLRRQPQDGGFFWAVVAAFLAVRTMGNGRIATAYLATAGLVLAVSVVETSYRLAYHDELTRLPARRALQQALERLGDRYAIAVLDIDHFKSFNDEYGHHTGDQVLRMVASRIGQVRGGGEGFRYGGEEFVILFPESSLREAYPHAEELRKVIAASTFHVRGPDRSHRKRKERRSGTRARAGAPIGPRRTSVTVSIGLAATGTRVRQPDEVIRLADKALYRAKATGRNRVEVAGPSRAAGRTREQTPVGA; encoded by the coding sequence TTGCCGGCAGCCGTCGCCGACTTCTATCTCTACGGCGCGCTGGTGACCGGTGCGCTTCTGAGCTGGCGTTTCCAGGCAAGGCGGGCATTTCTGGCGCTGCTGATCATGCTGGCTGCCGACCGTGGCGTCGCTGTGGCGCAATCCGTGGGCTCATCGGCCATGTTCGATCTGCTGGCCGTGTTGCTTCCTTTGAATCTGGCGATGCTCGCACTGGCGGACGATCCGGTATTCTCGCTGGAGTCGGTGGGCGTGCCGGCGGCGCTGCTGGCGGCGCAGGCCGGAGCGGTCTCGGTGGTTTCGCGATCCGAACTGGCGGGCGCGATGGAGGTAGTGCGCGAGCCGATCTTGCCGCCGCAACTACTGGCCTGGACGCATGTCCCGCAGGTTCCCTTTCTTGTCTTCCTTGCCGCAGCCCTGTTGTTCCTGCTGCGCTATCTGCTCCGCCGCCAGCCGCAGGACGGCGGGTTTTTCTGGGCCGTAGTCGCGGCGTTTCTCGCGGTGCGTACCATGGGGAACGGCAGGATTGCCACCGCCTACCTGGCCACGGCGGGCCTGGTGCTGGCCGTGAGCGTGGTGGAGACGTCGTACCGGCTCGCCTACCACGACGAACTCACCCGCCTGCCTGCGAGGCGAGCGTTGCAGCAGGCATTGGAACGCCTCGGCGATCGCTACGCGATTGCCGTGCTCGACATCGACCACTTCAAGAGCTTCAACGACGAATACGGTCACCATACCGGCGACCAGGTGCTGCGCATGGTGGCGTCCCGCATTGGGCAGGTTCGGGGAGGCGGCGAAGGTTTCCGCTACGGCGGCGAAGAGTTCGTCATCCTGTTCCCGGAGAGTTCGTTGCGGGAGGCGTATCCGCATGCCGAGGAGTTACGGAAGGTGATCGCGGCTTCGACCTTTCACGTGCGTGGTCCCGACCGCAGCCACAGAAAAAGAAAGGAGCGGCGTTCCGGCACGCGGGCGAGGGCCGGAGCTCCGATCGGACCTCGCCGGACGTCGGTGACGGTGAGCATCGGGCTGGCCGCAACCGGCACGCGGGTCCGGCAGCCGGATGAAGTGATTCGCCTGGCCGACAAGGCGCTCTATCGCGCCAAGGCAACCGGCCGCAATCGCGTCGAGGTAGCCGGCCCCTCTCGAGCCGCCGGCCGCACGCGTGAGCAGACACCGGTCGGGGCCTAG